The Pantoea cypripedii genomic sequence GCATAGGCTTTGATTTCGGCATCCGTTACCTGTGGTGCTTTACGAATGGCCAGCGCCAGTTTTTCAATCGCGTAGTCGATTTCATCAGAGGTAATAATTAGCGGCGGTGTAATCTCCAGCACATTGCCACCCACGTAATACACCACCAGACCTTCTTTCCAGGCCTGATACACCACTTTCTGCGCCAGAATACGGTCCGGTCTTTGGCTGCCATCAACAGCGATTAACTCCACGCCAATCGCCAGACCATGACCACGCACATCCCCGATAACCGGGAGATCCTTCGCCAGGTCACGCAGCATCTGCATAAAGTACTGACCGGACTGGGCGGCACGCTGCGGCAGTTCCTCCGTTTCCAGCACATTCAGCACCGCACGCCCAACGGCAGTACAGATGGGATTGCCCGCAGTGGTTAACAAAGCATGGGCGGCGGGTCCGCCGAGGATTTCTTTGGGACCCACCGTGGCTGAGAGCGGTAAACCGCCACCCAGCACCTTACCGAAGGTCACAATTTCCGGCGCGATATTCTCATGCTGGAAGGCGTGCAGCAGCCCGGGGCGGCCCAGCCCCATTTTGACCTCATCGCAAATCAGCGGCACACCAGCGTTGATACATAACTGGTGTAATCCGGCCAGAAAACCTGCCGGGGGCACCACCATGCCACCATCGGATAAGATGGGTTCGACAATCACACAGGCCACATCCCCCTGCTCCAGCTGGGCCTGCACTTCGTGCAAACTGGCTTCCACGCTGGCCTTAACCGGGTCTTTGCCCGCGATATGCGGGCGGAAGGGATTGGGATAGGTCGCGAGGTAAAGATCGGGATCGGCGGCACTGCCTGCCGAAATATGCACCCCTGAAACCTTCATTGCCAGCCCAATGCCGCCATGGTAGCCATGGGCAAAGGCTACGACTTTGCGTTTGCCCGAGGCCAGGCGACAGGCGCGCAGCGCGACATCGTTGGCATCACTGCCAGCGTGACCAAGGTAGACGCAGCGATCCCCTTTGCCCGGTGTGATCGCCAGCAAATCTTCGGCCAGCCCGACGGAATCAGGATGCACCGCCGACAGCCCTCCGGCTCCGGCCGGTGTCTGCGCCGCTTTCATCATGGCTTCGGTGATTTTGCGGTGCCCGTGCCCCAGACCGCAGGCCGTCCAGGTCGCCGACAGATCGAGCAGTTTTCGTCCTCCCACTTCGGTTAACCAGCACCCTTCACCTGATGCAACCGTCAGCGGGAAAAAACGCAGTTTTTCAATCCCAGCAATCGATTGCGCATCACGCTGATAAAGCGCCTCCGCTTCTGGCGGAAAAATAGCCTGACTCATACTGACTCCTTCTGTGGGATAGCAGTGGTGAGGGGTTCAGCCGGAGCGGAAAACTCTTCCGATAAGGACAAACCAATATTTCGCACCAGACGCGGCGCTGAGACAATGATGGTCAGTCCGGCGATACACCAGTAGAAAGCCACCAGCGCCGGGCTAAATAAATCTTCCTGACCTACCACGTTGTAATAGAGGGAAACGACCATGATGACGATGCCCAGCACCGGCAATAACAGCTCCCATTTAGGGATGTTCTGGCCCATGCGGGTGATAAAGTTGATGACGCCTGACTCAATCATCAGATAGGTAATCATCAGACAAACTGAGCCGATCACCGCAAAATAGAAGTAGGCGTCAATCGCGCTGTTGCCCGTGCCCATCGAGGGTTTACCCGTCAGCCAGGCGGCAACGTCCACCAGCAAACTTACGACTAAGACTAACGTCAGCGCATTACGTGGTTGATGGGTTTTGGCCGAAACCTCGGCAAAACAGCTGTGACCAAAGCCATCGCGCGCTAAAGCAAACAACAGGCGGCTGGAGGTTGCGGCAGCGGAGAGATTGGCAGCAAACGCGGACATCATAGCGGTGAACAACATGCACAGCGAAAACACCGTGCCGACATAGGTTTGCGACAGCGTACCCAGCGAGTTAGCGGAATTTTTAAAGGCATTCAGCCCGGCCTCACTGGTGCCAAAACCCAGGGTCTGCACATACATCATGCCAACAAACAAAATCCCGGTCAGCACGATGGAACCCAGCAACGCCAGCGGAATGTTACGTTGCGGGTTTTCTGTTTCCTCTCCCAGCGTAGCGCAGGCTTCAAAGCCCGCCCAGGAGAGAAACGCCGCCACTACCGCCGCCATCACCGCCTGGAAACTGACACCATTCAGGCTGAACAATGAAGCATGTTGTTCGGTGGTTGCCGGTTGATGGATGATAATGACCGCAGCCAGCACCAGCATCAGGATGATCCCCACCCCTTCAATCACCATCAGCACGCGCGCCACGGTCTGCCCATCACGCGAGTTCAGAATCCAGCTAAAAACCACCCCGACCGCCGCGGTGACAATCCACGGAATCTCAATATGTGAGGCAGGAAATAACGCCTGAAGGAACGCATTGGTAAACGCGCCTAAGGCCGCCAGGGTGGCAATCGAGAAGAACAGATAGGTTCCCATAATGGCAAAACCGGAGAAGAATCCCGCGCGTGGGCCGATGGTTTTGCCCACCAGACCATAGGCGCTGCCCGCATGGTTATAAAAGCGCGTCAGGCGGATAAAGCCGTAGGCGATAAGCGCAATCCCCACCAGACCCAGCACAAAAACGATAGGCAACGCTTTCCCAACTGAATCAATTAATCCCTGTGCATTGCCGGACATGGCTAAGGTCGGTCCTACCATGCCCAGCGACAGGGCCAGTGCTTCCCAAAGCTTTAAATTTCGCTTTTTATTTGGTGCATTATTCATCTCTCTCACCCTCATACAACGTGATTGTTTAGCGAGTTGTTAATGGGTTTCCCCGGTGTTGGTCAGGCAAAAATGGTGCAATTTTTCGGTCACACGGACCATGCAAAGCGGAACTTCTCAGTGGTGGTTTTTAATGGCAGATGGCCATAACTTTCGTGTTCATGACGACGCACCGCAATCAATGCGCCCAGCAGTTCCGGACGGAACAACGCCTGAGCCAGCTCGCTGCGCTCCAGCCGGGTCAGGGCATCAGCCTGCGAATAAATCAGACGCTTGATCTGTTTCTCACTGCGCTGTTGTTCAGAGAAATCGGCGGGGGCGGCCTGGGTGGCCTCGGGCAGAGGCATTGACTGAGTTTGCCCTGCCAGTGCCATACCGAGCACCGCGCCACAGGCGATATAGGGATTCGCCGAAGGGTCAATACACTTCACTTCCAGATGGGCGCCGTAGGGATTTGCTGGATTTGCGGCACAGTAACGTACCGCCGCCTCGCGATTTTCCAGTCCCCAGCAGGCATAAGCACCGGACCAATGTCCCGG encodes the following:
- a CDS encoding aspartate aminotransferase family protein; translation: MSQAIFPPEAEALYQRDAQSIAGIEKLRFFPLTVASGEGCWLTEVGGRKLLDLSATWTACGLGHGHRKITEAMMKAAQTPAGAGGLSAVHPDSVGLAEDLLAITPGKGDRCVYLGHAGSDANDVALRACRLASGKRKVVAFAHGYHGGIGLAMKVSGVHISAGSAADPDLYLATYPNPFRPHIAGKDPVKASVEASLHEVQAQLEQGDVACVIVEPILSDGGMVVPPAGFLAGLHQLCINAGVPLICDEVKMGLGRPGLLHAFQHENIAPEIVTFGKVLGGGLPLSATVGPKEILGGPAAHALLTTAGNPICTAVGRAVLNVLETEELPQRAAQSGQYFMQMLRDLAKDLPVIGDVRGHGLAIGVELIAVDGSQRPDRILAQKVVYQAWKEGLVVYYVGGNVLEITPPLIITSDEIDYAIEKLALAIRKAPQVTDAEIKAYAGW
- a CDS encoding APC family permease, translating into MNNAPNKKRNLKLWEALALSLGMVGPTLAMSGNAQGLIDSVGKALPIVFVLGLVGIALIAYGFIRLTRFYNHAGSAYGLVGKTIGPRAGFFSGFAIMGTYLFFSIATLAALGAFTNAFLQALFPASHIEIPWIVTAAVGVVFSWILNSRDGQTVARVLMVIEGVGIILMLVLAAVIIIHQPATTEQHASLFSLNGVSFQAVMAAVVAAFLSWAGFEACATLGEETENPQRNIPLALLGSIVLTGILFVGMMYVQTLGFGTSEAGLNAFKNSANSLGTLSQTYVGTVFSLCMLFTAMMSAFAANLSAAATSSRLLFALARDGFGHSCFAEVSAKTHQPRNALTLVLVVSLLVDVAAWLTGKPSMGTGNSAIDAYFYFAVIGSVCLMITYLMIESGVINFITRMGQNIPKWELLLPVLGIVIMVVSLYYNVVGQEDLFSPALVAFYWCIAGLTIIVSAPRLVRNIGLSLSEEFSAPAEPLTTAIPQKESV